In the Pungitius pungitius chromosome 5, fPunPun2.1, whole genome shotgun sequence genome, one interval contains:
- the tmc2b gene encoding transmembrane channel-like protein 2-B: MPPKKKNEAAIKVEHVGMEIDVASDSGSEDEARRRFRKIRSKPQRKSKPVSDLEEDEEDEEDEAPRKRVRKKKVKPPDSDEEEDSQSVKRKSSKPSRKKAKEESEEESEEEREKRRKKTDLSKKKKEDQNKEKKGSGEESLSEGEIAALKEQVEEKKKLIATLRNKPWRMKKRLVLLKEAQGFVEEFEGALGKGKGKKLYAFKVLMAKKLIKFKRDFENFKTACIPWERKIKDVESHFGSSVASYFIFLRWMYGLNMVLFGFMFGLVVLPEILMGLPYGSIPRKTVPREEQDTAMDFSVLIDFGGFCKYSFLFYGYYNNERTIGVLKFRLPLSYLLVGVGIFGYSLMVVIRTMARNSNEGGDGAEEGEFTFSWKMFTSWDYLIGNPETADNKYASITTSFKESIVDEQENQKDENIHLRRFLRVLANFLITCTLGGSGYLIYFVVKRSQDFAKMQQEKLSWLEKNEVEFVMSLLGLVCPPLFETIAELENYHPRIALKWQLGRIFALFLGNLYTFLFALFDEVNEKLEQEKSIRNATIWNLQQYHANYSLHFNTTDVPPPNVSPADVIRGPCWENAVGIGFVKLVVSDIQVSYLTILVGDFLRAVIVRFLNYCWCWDLEAGFPSYGEFDISGNVLGLVFNQGMIWMGAFYAPGLVGVNILRLLSSMYYQCWAVMCCNVPHERVFKASRSNNFYMGLLLLVLFLSVLPVVYTIMTLSPSFDCGPFSGQDKMYDVVMETIEQDLPSFLANIFAYATNPGLILSAVLLMLLALYYLNAVSKGYQRANLDLKKKMKMARDEEKNRRNNKDSTNQVMKDLEDLLPNKCLTPPPVAEEPAPLDAVITQGSKSPKIKPGSAAKGVNLQKDVSLAAPNPRAAVTCAPRPRNGPPGNSRGPQPGPGRGRGRGRPPRRHES, from the exons ATGCCCCCAAAGAAGAAAAACGAGGCTGCAATTAAAGTTGAACATG TTGGGATGGAGATTGATGTTGCATCAGACAGTGGGAGTGAAG ATGAGGCCAGACGGAGGTTTCGAAAAATAAGATCCAAACCTCAACGTAAATCCAAACCAGTCAGCGatctggaggaggatgaggaggatgaggaggatgaggcaCCGAGAAAGAGAGTACGAAAGAAGAAGGTCAAGCCCCCGGACAGCGATGAAGAGGAAGATAGCCAgagtgtgaaaagaaaaagttcaaAACCATCCAGGAAGAAAGCCAAGGaagagagtgaggaggagagcgaagaagagagagagaaaagaagaaaaaaaacagacttgtccaaaaagaagaaagaggaccagaacaaggagaagaaggg TTCTGGTGAAGAATCGCTGTCGGAGGGAGAGATCGCAGCCCTGAAGGAGCAGgtagaggagaagaagaaactgaTTGCTACGTTAAGGAACAAACCCTGGCGCATGAAGAAGAGACTTGTGCTGctcaa GGAGGCACAGGGGTTCGTTGAAGAGTTTGAAGGAGCTCTTgggaaaggaaaaggaaagaagttGTATGCATTCAAAGTCCTGATGGCCAAG aaactaATCAAGTTTAAACGTGACTTTGAGAACTTTAAAACAGCCTGTATACCCTGGGAGAGGAAGATAAAGGACGTAGAAA GTCACTTCGGTTCATCTGTGGCGTCCTACTTCATTTTCCTGAGGTGGATGTACGGCCTGAATATGGTCCtgtttgggttcatgtttgGCCTGGTGGTTCTGCCCGAG ATTCTCATGGGTCTTCCGTACGGCTCCATTCCCAGGAAGACTGTCCCTCGAGAGGAGCAGGACACGGCCATGGACTTCTCCGTGCTCATCGACTTTGGA GGATTCTGCAAGTACTCCTTTTTGTTCTACGGCTACTACAACAACGAGCGAACGATCGGGGTGCTGAAGTTCAGACTCCCTCTTTCGTACTTGCTGGTGGGAGTTGGCATCTTCGGATACAGCCTCATGGTGGTCATAAGAAC GATGGCTCGTAACTCAAATGAAGGCGGCGAtggggcggaggagggagaaTTCACCTTCAGCTGGAAGATGTTCACCAGCTGGGACTACCTGATAGGAAACCCAGAGACCGCGGACAATAAGTACGCCTCCATCACCACCAGCTTCAag GAGTCCATCGTGGATGAACAGGAGAACCAGAAAGATGAAAACATCCATCTCCGACGCTTCCTCCGGGTTCTGGCAAACTTCCTGATCACATGCACTCTCGGAGGCAGCGGATACCTCATCTACTTTGTTGTCAAACGGTCGCAGGACTTTGCAAAGATGCAACAAGAAAAACTCTCGTGGCTTGAAAAAAACGAG GTGGAGTTTGTGATGTCTCTGTTGGGGCTAGTGTGTCCTCCTCTGTTTGAAACCATCGCAGAATTGGAAAATTATCACCCTCGTATCGCCCTCAAGTGGCAGCTAGGACGAATCTTTGCCCTCTTCCTTGGAAACCTTTACACCTTCCTCTTCGCTCTATTTGATGAGGTTAATGAAAAG CTGGAGCAAGAGAAGTCCATCAGGAATGCCACTATATGGAATTTGCAACAGTACCACGCCAACTACAGCCTCCACTTCAACACGACAGATGTGCCGCCTCCAAATGTGTCCCCAGCCGATGTCATCAGAGGACCCTGCTGGGAGAACGCAGTGGGAATA GGATTTGTGAAGCTGGTCGTGTCGGACATTCAGGTGAGCTACCTGACCATCCTGGTGGGGGACTTTCTGCGAGCTGTCATTGTCCGCTTTCTGAACTACTGCTGGTGCTGGGACCTGGAGGCTGGATTT CCTTCATATGGGGAGTTTGACATCAGTGGAAATGTGCTGGGGCTTGTCTTCAATCAAGGAATGATATG GATGGGAGCATTTTACGCTCCCGGTCTGGTGGGTGTGAACATTTTGCGTCTCCTGTCCTCCATGTACTACCAGTGCTGGGCAGTGATGTGCTGCAATGTTCCTCACGAGCGAGTATTCAAGGCATCGCGGTCCAACAACTTCTACATGGGCCTGTTGCTGCTTGTGTTGTTCCTCAGCGTGCTGCCTGTTGTCTACACCATCATGACCTTGTCCCCGTCGTTTGACTGTGGGCCGTTCAG TGGCCAGGACAAGATGTAtgacgttgtcatggagaccatAGAGCAGGACTTACCATCGTTCTTAGCGAACATTTTCGCATATGCCACAAACCCAGGACTTATTCTGTCTGCAGTCCTCCTCATGTT GTTGGCCCTCTACTACCTGAATGCCGTGTCAAAGGGATACCAACGAGCAAACTTGGACCttaaaaagaagatgaaaatg GCACGAGACGAAGAGAAGAACCGCAGGAACAACAAGGACAGCACTAATCAAGTGATGAAAGACTTGGAGGACCTGCTGCCAAACAAGTGTCTAACACCGCCTCCCGTCGCGGAGGAGCCAGCCCCActtg ATGCTGTTATTACACAGGGCAGCAAGTCTCCCAAAATAAAACCAGGTTCAGCGGCAAAAGGGGTAAATCTGCAAAAGGATGTGTCCCTGGCTGCTCCAAACCCCAGAGCTGCAGTGACCTGTGCCCCGCGGCCAAGAAACGGACCTCCTGGGAATTCCAGGGGACCTCAGCCTGGGCCTGGTAGAGGAAGAGGTCGGGGTAGACCCCCGAGGCGACATGAGTCATGA